Proteins found in one Salvia hispanica cultivar TCC Black 2014 unplaced genomic scaffold, UniMelb_Shisp_WGS_1.0 HiC_scaffold_169, whole genome shotgun sequence genomic segment:
- the LOC125198629 gene encoding transcription factor PRE5-like, whose protein sequence is MSGRRSRQSSTTSRITDDQIIDLVSKLHQFLPEIRNTRRSNKASANKVLQETCNYIRNLHKEVDDLSERLSQLLSSIDADSPEAAIIRSLI, encoded by the exons ATGTCTGGGAGAAGATCACGACAATCGTCCACCACCTCAAGAATCACAGACGATCAGATCATCGATCTCGTCTCCaaactccaccaattcctccCTGAAATCCGCAACACCCGCCGCTCCAACAag GCTTCTGCAAATAAGGTGCTTCAAGAGACTTGCAACTACATCAGAAATTTGCACAAAGAGGTGGATGATTTGAGTGAGAGGCTGTCGCAGCTACTGTCGTCGATTGATGCAGATAGTCCAGAAGCAGCCATAATTAGGAGCTTAATCTGA